AGTGAGGTTAGAGGAGGTGTTAGGTTTTTTTTAGGGGAGTAACCTTTTTCTGCAATTGTGGATGATGGAGCACTTACACACTGCTTCCTTACTTTGTCCCATTGACCGTGCTTTGCGTGATCGAGTGGTATGCATTGAGCGTAGGATGGAGTCTCCTAAGTTTACATATCCAATAGGTGTCATGGCTTGGATTGAGTGTTTTGGGTTCAGGACAAGTGGGAATGTTTTGTGGACCTACCTTTGGCTTCCTTTAGATGAGATCTTGGTAGGATGCCGTATGTAACCTTTCTTGATGTTGATATGACTTAGGTGTGTCAGGCCGTACACGTCAATTAGGGTGATGCGACAGTTGGGCAGAAGACAAGGGGAGCCACCAACTCTGAATCTTCGGAGGCACATCATGAATTTTAGCAAAAAGGCGGTTGATGAGATCAAGTACGTGTAATATTGGAACAATGCAAAGAGAATGAAAAAGAATACATTAGTAGAGGACATTGGCAGGCCCGAATGTACTCATGAGTATTTGATTTGGTTACAGTCTATTCCACTAGGGGTCAGTACCCCATTACCAGCACAATTTAGGGGGCGAGCAGTTCAGACAAATGATTCCCAGGAAGCTTCGGATCCAGATCCTTGGGATAGGTTTGAATTGCTAGGGTCTCAGTTAGCAGGTTTGTTAGCCAATGTGGAGCTGCATGGTCAGTATTTGTTTAGGGTCAGCCTTCAGGAGGTGGGGGCACACGCCAGGACCTTTATTCCCAGCATTGGTGCATCTTTATGAGGCATGTTACAGAGCTTGAGCATGATAGACGTCTCCGGACCATCCCAGCCAGGACCGTTGCATTCAGGAGCTGATTGAGGAGACTTTTTATGTTTTGAGTCCAATGTTTTGTTGTCTTTTAGTTCTAGTCTTGCCTAGTAGTATTGAGTCTTTTAGGTAGTGTCAGAGTCTATCGTAGTCTAGTCTAGTTTGTCGAGTCCTTTGTTATCGcgcttcctattttgtatttaaaaaccaaaaaaaaactaTAAATGAAAAGGTTTTTTTAGTTAGTTTATTTTGTCCATTTGTTTTAGAACTACGCTTGGTCTGATTCATGTGAAACATAAAACGTAGGCAACCTACATCAGGTTGGATCGAATCatttaaaaaaaagagaaaatatatgaAGTTTTGGGATGTAAGaaataagagaaaagaaaagattgATAAGcagaaaaaaagagaggaaagaaGATGATATAAGCCAGGGAgcgttaaaataaaataaaaaggaaggtTGGAACTACCAAATCGGGATGATTCCATATGACCTTGTGACCCTCAAAGTCATTCTAAAATCATTAATTGCTGCTAAGTGCATCGCATGTAATGTGATATTATTATCTGATAAATGCATCATCGCTAACATGTTGGCTTTGTTTTGCTCATCTTtgttaatttcattatttaagtAGGAAGGTGGTTGGTTTGTAGCACTTTAGGGAGTCATCCATACAACACTAGGTCGAAGAgcaaggcagtcatgactagcaaagaatTGGACACAAGTGTTGTCGATACATCAAAAGAGATTGTGAAGTCGGAATATGAGTTGAATGAAGAGGTTCAAAGGTTGAAACAACAGATGTCAGATATGTATCAAGCTTGGATTAGTGGGCATCCTCCACCCTCATTTCCCACTAACTGCACTGAAAACCCAGTCACCATCCCACCACTATCACAAGGACAGATTCCCACCACTGTTGATTTTTCCCCATAACATGCTTCGGGCTTTACCCCTTCTCACAACTACCCTGGCATCTCTTCCCAACCTTTCcatgctccaccagccaaaacaaccTCATATCCCGCTCCAACATCTATTCCTGTTCTTGTAGCCCCTTCACAAGCTATTATCCATTgatcttctagtgaacccgcgTTCAAAGTTACCGATGCCCAATATTATGCTCTAAAACCAACTTTCAAGGTCCTGAATCCCTATTGTTATACCCCTCACTTTGAGCCTCCCGTTGAAATTGAGAAGCCCGCTAAGAATGTGGAGCAAAAGGAGATATTCAGGAAGGTGTAGGAGTTTAGAGCAATCTTTAAggaacatgcaagggataggaaaCTAAGTAAGTGTGTCTTACAAGGACTTGTGCCTATTCCCTGACGTCCAACTACCCGCCGGGTTCAAGATGCTAAAGTTTGATTTGTATGACGGACATGGAGATcccgtggcccatttgagagATTATTGTATTAAGATGAGAGGCGCTGGTGGGAAGGACGAGCTTTTGATGGCCTATTTCAGTCAGAGTTTGAATGGGGTAGCCCTGGAATGTTACACACGTCAAGATGCTAGCAGGTGGTATATGTGGGACGATATGGCTCATTCCTTTGACCGGCACTTTCAGTATAATATAGATATTTTCCCGGATCACCCGTCCTTGACCAAGATAGTAAAGAAGCCTAATGAAAGATTTAGGGAATACGGGCTCAGATAGAGAGAACAATCTGTCCAGGTCAATCCTCCGATGGAAGAAGAAGAGATGGTCaagtactttcttcaagcccaAGAGCCTACTTACTTTGGCCACTTTATCTCAGCCATGGGCAAGCCTTTTAATgatgtggtaaagatgggagagatggtggaagagggactcaagtcgaacaagatcatgagctactccACTATAAGAGCAACCACGCAGGCAATCCAGAACGGCACATGAAGTTTGTTAGGCAAGAAGAAAAAGGATGATGTTGCTATGGTTGTCTCTGGACCATCGCGTGGCCCAAGGGGTCCACCTCACCAGTACACTCAACCTCGACCCCAACCCCAAGCCTACACACACACTCCATATAATTCACCCCAATAATATTTCCCACCACAAGATCCTCAATACTCAGTCAGGCCACCCTAATACCATGTTCACCACACACAATCATATGCTCAACCCCCTATTTACCCGCAATGGCGTGTACCAGCTCCACAAACTCTTATCCAGTGAAGGTAATTCAGTTAAGGTTCTAGACTCTAAAGAAGCAATTCCCTCGACAATTGAAGGGATGGTGGAGAAACTAAACATGCTCAACGTGAAGCCACCTGTGTTGGTCGTGAAAGGGTCGTCAAAGGATATTGGGGCAAGTCGGGAGAACCCGAAAATGGTCGTGCCAGGGAACCCAAGCAAGCCTATCGTAGTGATGAAAGAGGCTCCTATTACCCCTGTTGTTATTAAGCCAGTGACCCAATTTCTAGTGGTAGATACAAAGGATGTTCCATGGAATTACAAACAAGTGATAGTGACATATAAAGGGAAAGAAGTGgaggaagaagtcaatgaaaTTGGAGGACTGGCTCGTTCTGGGAGGTGTTTTACCATGGAAGAATTGAGGAAGGCCAAGCAGTTCAAGGATAGTCAAATGCCAGTAAAGAATCCGAtcactgaagaagaggttgaAGAGTTCgtgaaaaagatgaaagtgcAATATTATTCCATTGTGGAGCAATTAAGGAAAACACCGGCTCcgatctctcttttgtctttactAATACATTCAGATGACCACTGcaaagccctgatgaagattttgaatgaggcacatgttcctgataagatcacAGTGAATCACTTGGAAAATATTGCTAACAAGATCTTCGAAGCAAATAGGATCACCTTCTtagatgatgaacttcctatggAGGGTATAGAACACAaccgagctctttatctcacGGTCAAGTGCGAGGAGTATGTTGTATCAAGGGTTTTGGTTGATAACGGCTCTAGTGCAAATATTTGCCCTTTGTCTACTTTACAAAAGTTGAATATTAGTACTGAAAGAATCCATATGAATAGTGTATGTGTTCGAGGTTTTGATGGGGAAGGGAAAGATTCTGTCGGTGATATAATGCTTGAATTGTCGATTGGTCCAGTTGAGTTCACTATGGAATTTCAAGTGCTAGATATGGTTGTCTCCTACAAATTATTGTtaggaaggccttggatacacgCGGCTAAGGCAATCCCATCTTCTCTGCATCAAACGGTAAAGTTCAAATGGGACGGGCAAgaaatagttgtgcacggtgatgagGACATATCTGCTTATAATGACCCGTCTGTTCTGTTTATTGAAGCTAAAGATGATAAAGGACCTTGGGTCTACCAAACTTTCGAAACAATGTCTATTGAGAAGCTTTTTGAGGGAGAATGCATTCCAGGTCCGGGGCTATCCTCTGTGTCCGTCATGGATGCAAATGACGCCCACAGAGAGAGACGTGAAAAGGGCTAAAAATCAAAAACAGAAGGCATGGTCGCTACTGAGGCCTATTCCACACATCTCCAAATCTTTTATCAATCCAGGGGCCGCAAAACATCCAATATCATTAGTCCCGAAACCTGTAGTTGATGTTGATGAAGAGTTGATCAGCAGGTTCCAGAGTCTGTTTGATGAGGTTAatatggtagaaattggggaagATTCTAGTAACGCAGAAGGGCAGCTCGTTGGGCCCAATGTGAAACTCAGCAATTGGGAAGCTACTCATTTCCCCACCGAGAAGGAGTTTTGGTAATTTGCATTATTTTCCTTTCTGTTATGTGGGTTATTCTAGGATTGTAATCCAGATTTTTATTTTCGCTTGTTTTGATGTTCAAACccttttattttcaatgaaatgCAATTTCTCAATTTCCATTATACCTAATAGTTtttcattttgtttttcttttgtacaGTTCTATTTATGCTAGttctaatgacatgacatgcatgaagAATTTTCAAGCAAGTCTTAAAAGCCAGCCTAAACTTGAAATAATGATCCAAGAAGTggaatatgatgaagaagcagcaTTTGAGGAAATAAGTAAAGAACTAAaacattttgaagaaaaaccaaaccctaatttgaatgaaactgaagcaatcaatttaggagatcagGATAATGTCAGGGAGACtaagataagtgtgcatctggaaccacaagtcaaggaagaaataatcaaaacaTTGTTTGAGTACAAAGATGAATTTGCATGGTCATATGACGATATGCCGGGCTTAAGTACTGATTTGGTAGTTCATAAACTGCCAACGGATCCTGCATTCCCTCCCGCCAAGCAAAAGTTAAGAAAGTTCAAGACTGACATGAGTGTgaaaattaaagaagaaatcacaaagcaactTGGAGCAAAGGTCATTCaatatcccacttggttagctaatgttGTGCCAGTACCAAAGAAAGATGGTAAGACCAGGGTATGTGTTGATTATCGTTATTTTAACAAGGCAAGCCCAAAGGATGATTTCCTATTGCCGAACATCCACATTTTGATTGATAATTATGCCAAGCATGAGATtgggtcttttgtggattgctacgTGGGATATCACCTGATCCTAATGGATGAgtaagatgcagaaaagacaacGTTCATCATACCATAGGGAACATATTGCTACCGGGTaatgtcatttggtttgaagaatgctggggcaacttacatgagggcgatgactactatatttcatgatatgatacacaaggagattgaggtttatgtagatgatgtgatcataaagtcaaagaagcagtccgACCATGTCAAGGATTTGAGGAAGTTTTTCCAAAGGCTACATATGTATAATCTCAAGCTCAATCCAAcaaaatgtgcatttggtgtcccATCCGGGAAACTGTTAGGATTCATGGTCAGTCGACGTGGTATTGAGTTGGATCCGTTgaagatcaaggccatcgaggAGTTACCACCTCCCCAAAATAATACTTATGTGATGAGCTTGCTCGGAAGGTTAAATTACATCAGCATGTTTATTGCTTAACTCACGATGACCTGTGAGTCCATTtttaagttgctgaagaagaatGTCACGCTCAAGTGGACTGACGAGTGTCAagaagcatttgataagatcaagaggTACATGTCAAACCCACATGTGTTGGTCCCACCATAGTCTGGGAGACCTTTAAtcttgtatttgatagtcctggataattcttttggttgcGTATTGGGTCAACATGACATCACAGGCAAGAAAGAGCAGGCAATCTATTAtctcagcaagaagttcactccttatgaggttaagtatactcttcttgaaaggacatgttgtgccctGACTTGGGTAgcacaaaagttgaagcattatctttcgtcctacactacttacctcatctctcgcatggatcctctaaagAGGCCCACAGGCAGACTTGCAAAGTTGCAGATTTTACTCACAGAGTTTGACATTATCTATGTGGCTCAGACCGTGATGAAAGCTCAAGCGTTGACCGACCACTTAGCCGAGAATCCGGTAGATGGAGAATATGTGCCATTGAggacttattttcctgatgaagaagtggtATATGTTGACAAAGTTGATCATAATGAAAATTGAGGTTGAaaactcttctttgatggagctgctaaCATGAATGGTGTCGGAACAGGGGCTGTACTCATTTCCGAAACAGGGAAACACTACCCTGTAACATCCCAACTTCGATTTTATTGTACCAACAACATGGCTGAGTACGAAGCATGCATTCTAGTTTTGAGGTTAGCTATAGACATGGGAGTCCAGGAGATACTAGTTTTGGAGATTCACATTTCTTGCTTCACCATATTTAGGGAGAAAGGGAAACTCGGGCCCTAAAGCTCATACCATATCAACAAtgtctgcatgatctttgtcaaATATTCAGGTCAGTAGAATTTAggcatattcccaggattcataatgagattgTCAATGCCCTGGCTAATCTGGCTTCAATGCTACAACATCCGAATAAGGCTTATGTTGACCCCGTGCATATCCAAGTCCGTGATCAGCATGCCTATTGTAATATGGTTGAAGAGGAACTTGATGGTAAAccttggttccatgatatcaaggaataCTTCAAGTCCgggattgtcacgccccaaaaccgaggagcgtgaccgatgctcaaccgagtgaacccaaccgAGCAAGCTTGTtggattttattctacccaaactcatccatgaataaatataatacataatttcattaattagacacaAACATGATCatatctacaataccaattcttTACCAATAGTtacttcattttttttaaagTCTCCGTTCCACACAATTTTTCATAATCTAAAATGTAAATAGtaattcaaatacaacataacgattttgtctttcccagcaccaatacacaacccacactatgtctacggagcctctatagataaggaagagtacaatgataatgccggcaataaggccccgactatacctcaaatagaatatACAACGTACAAAAGATTTATGTCCCCgggataaagtggggctcaccaagtcagttgggaagaaggtgtactgctatcactgatcaatatctcctactgtggaaccacctgcatccatttaaagatgcggcgcccccggcaaaagggatgttagtactgtcgaatagcactagtatgtataactaaacaccctctcaatagaatgacaaataatacaaacaagattataataatatcaatgaaagacttaatcaacatcaaacctcaatttaggatcaagacagtgttcaaattaatttccatatctcatattgggagatctttttagcatcgatataccattgtccataaTACCATTATTTACAATACCAGTACCACTGCATtcttagtacggagtccgatcacgacccgatcggctaggctatctcattagagacatcaaccacaattactctcaatattaATACCAACGTCtttaacatggagtccgatcacgactcgatcaGCTAgtctatccattagggacatcgaacacaatcataatttaaattataatttccagcacaatcactaccatatgtgcggcatggtgtccgatcacgacccgaccggctaggctgtcttattcgagacatcaacctttttatatcactCATTGcttttcatattactttcacatattttcatttcattggcactaatggccatatttagtatttcatgctcacccttttcactttctaacatcaacatcatcaacaacaacaacactaaTTCAAATCAAGacatgtagtacacatgtgaacaattaagagtctaaggcatatagagatatttcacaaaatttggcataatagccttcgtttgaatttaaatttaagccgaacatttctaatgcacagcccatatctttaacacatcctcaattgataacataacataattaTTAATtccctctttcaattgtgccaacaatggatcgttgtattgctccTCCTTAACTTCCaccacaagtgatgattcagtcctattttgtacaatcacccctccttcactagagtccgcaagacaaactcccaaactagccaatcaatgaacttccttggccaatggcctttgatatgcctccaagtgatccaaactacccatagatttttggctaagagcatccgctacaacattggcctttcccgggtgatacatgatatcaatgtcgtagtccttgagtaactcaagacatcttctctgcctcatatTCAATTCCTTCGgcatgaaaatatattgaaggctcttatgatccgttaatatatccacatggaccccatttaaataatgacgccaaattttcaatgaaaaTACCACCGCCGTaggttctaagtcatgtgttggatagttcttttcatgagtcttgagttgcctagaagcataagctatcaccttgccttggtgcattaatacacacccaagcccaattactgaagcatcacaatataccacaaatccatctgcaCCCTCGAGCAAGGTCAACACAGGTGTCGTAGTCAatattgctttcaattcctggaaactcatTTCACATGCATCCGACCactggaacttaattgccttctacgtcaatttagtcaacg
This sequence is a window from Nicotiana tomentosiformis chromosome 5, ASM39032v3, whole genome shotgun sequence. Protein-coding genes within it:
- the LOC138892144 gene encoding uncharacterized protein produces the protein MVEIGEDSSNAEGQLVGPNVKLSNWEATHFPTEKEFCSIYASSNDMTCMKNFQASLKSQPKLEIMIQEVEYDEEAAFEEISKELKHFEEKPNPNLNETEAINLGDQDNVRETKISVHLEPQVKEEIIKTLFEYKDEFAWSYDDMPGLSTDLVVHKLPTDPAFPPAKQKLRKFKTDMSVKIKEEITKQLGAKVIQYPTWLANVVPVPKKDGKTRVCVDYRYFNKASPKDDFLLPNIHILIDNYAKHEIGSFVDCYVGYHLILMDE